One genomic region from Stutzerimonas decontaminans encodes:
- the rplM gene encoding 50S ribosomal protein L13, with translation MKTFTAKPETVKRDWFVVDAAGQTLGRLATEIASRLRGKHKPEYTPHVDTGDYIVVINAEQVRVTGAKTTDKIYYSHSGFPGGIKSINFEKLIAKAPERVIETAVKGMLPKNPLGRDMYRKLKVYKGANHPHTAQQPQELKI, from the coding sequence ATGAAGACATTTACTGCTAAACCGGAAACCGTCAAGCGCGACTGGTTCGTCGTCGACGCTGCCGGCCAGACCCTGGGTCGTCTGGCAACCGAAATCGCTAGCCGCCTGCGTGGCAAGCACAAGCCGGAATACACCCCTCACGTAGATACTGGCGATTACATCGTTGTGATCAACGCTGAGCAAGTGCGTGTCACCGGTGCCAAGACCACTGACAAGATTTACTACTCTCACTCCGGTTTCCCGGGTGGCATCAAGTCGATCAACTTCGAGAAGCTGATCGCCAAGGCGCCCGAGCGTGTGATCGAGACCGCGGTTAAAGGCATGCTGCCGAAGAACCCGCTGGGTCGCGACATGTATCGTAAGCTGAAAGTGTACAAGGGTGCTAACCACCCGCATACCGCTCAGCAGCCCCAAGAACTGAAGATTTAA
- the rpsI gene encoding 30S ribosomal protein S9: MSATQNYGTGRRKTATARVFLRPGTGKISINNRELDNFFGRETARMVVRQPLELTETVEKFDIYVTVLGGGVSGQAGAIRHGITRALISYDETLRSPLRKAGFVTRDAREVERKKVGLRKARKRPQYSKR, encoded by the coding sequence ATGTCGGCGACTCAAAATTACGGCACTGGCCGTCGCAAGACTGCAACCGCGCGCGTCTTTCTGCGCCCGGGTACTGGCAAAATCTCCATCAACAACCGTGAGCTGGATAACTTCTTCGGTCGCGAAACTGCCCGCATGGTCGTTCGTCAGCCGCTGGAGCTGACTGAGACTGTCGAGAAGTTCGATATCTACGTCACCGTTCTCGGTGGTGGTGTCAGTGGTCAGGCTGGTGCTATCCGTCACGGTATCACTCGCGCCCTGATCTCGTATGACGAGACTCTGCGCAGTCCGTTGCGCAAGGCTGGCTTCGTCACTCGCGATGCTCGTGAAGTGGAGCGTAAGAAGGTTGGTCTGCGCAAAGCGCGTAAGCGTCCGCAGTACTCCAAGCGCTAA